A window from Pseudooceanicola algae encodes these proteins:
- a CDS encoding DUF6446 family protein, translated as MLGRIAIVAILVCALLAGGGLFYLQIWGYYDPVVSRPGQDVAIVPLGDTSARPISYSDFEAIDADSSPIRYRACFTPMDDLATLETLYEPYPEAEPLNAPFWFGCFDAGDIGEALESGTAKAFLGGKNFHYGVDRVIAVTEEGQGYVWHQLNNCGERSYDGTPVGEACPPR; from the coding sequence ATGCTGGGACGGATTGCCATCGTTGCCATTCTGGTCTGTGCGCTGTTGGCGGGCGGGGGCCTGTTCTATCTTCAGATCTGGGGTTACTACGACCCGGTCGTCTCGCGCCCCGGTCAGGACGTGGCCATCGTGCCCCTTGGCGACACCAGCGCCCGCCCGATCTCCTACTCCGATTTCGAAGCGATCGACGCCGACAGTTCTCCGATCCGGTATCGCGCCTGCTTTACGCCGATGGACGATCTTGCCACCCTTGAAACCCTGTACGAACCCTACCCGGAGGCGGAGCCGTTGAACGCGCCCTTCTGGTTCGGTTGCTTTGACGCCGGGGATATCGGCGAGGCGCTTGAAAGCGGCACCGCGAAGGCGTTCCTGGGCGGGAAGAACTTCCACTACGGAGTCGACCGGGTGATCGCGGTGACGGAAGAGGGGCAGGGATATGTCTGGCACCAGCTGAACAATTGCGGCGAGCGGTCCTATGACGGGACCCCGGTCGGGGAAGCCTGCCCGCCGCGCTGA
- a CDS encoding serine protease — MSTRLIMRLCFTAFFATLVALRGAQAQDLPAYIQIHAWPDAAEAEAGLQNYAGYLPDVTGFTLSNGLYVAVLGPYPRDEAVNRLQTLRASGQIPGDSYISYRSWYEAEFQAGIGSGTGSGIGSGSQPETAPQPAAQPLPDAGTFGTGFDDETPEQARRSEAQLSRAERDQLQIALGWAGYYNGPVDGAFGQGTRNSMARWQQANGFSATGILTTAQRSALIGQYNALLDDLGLELYSDNEAGIAMELPLGAVQFDRHEAPFAHFTPRDEAALPARVLLISQAGDEGRLAALYEIMQTLAILPEGGARSRRADSFTVEGENAQIVSHAEARLQDGHIKGFILVWPMGDSDRRSRLLGEMQASFTRLPGVLPYNEGIDASQGVDLVAGLRVRKPLFARSGVFVSRDGAVATLADDLASCGQITIAGDHAASVARSDATSGLALLRPTAALAPMRVAEVSSAVPQIGSEIAVAGYSYAGMLGAASVTYGDLADRGGLNGETGVSRLEIATLPGDAGGPVMNASGAVIGLLQAGPDGDRSLPQSVAFATDGASLATFLSGAGISTPASITSGTLPPLTLARQAREMTALVECWE; from the coding sequence ATGTCCACCCGTTTGATCATGCGGCTGTGTTTCACAGCTTTCTTCGCGACCCTTGTCGCCCTGCGCGGCGCCCAGGCGCAGGACCTGCCCGCCTATATCCAGATCCACGCCTGGCCCGATGCCGCCGAGGCCGAAGCCGGGCTGCAGAATTACGCGGGCTACCTGCCCGATGTCACGGGTTTCACCCTGTCCAACGGTCTCTATGTCGCCGTGCTTGGCCCCTATCCGCGGGACGAGGCCGTGAACCGTTTGCAGACCCTGCGGGCCAGCGGACAGATTCCGGGCGACAGCTATATCTCATACCGATCCTGGTACGAGGCGGAGTTCCAGGCGGGCATCGGGTCAGGCACTGGCTCGGGCATCGGCTCGGGCTCCCAGCCCGAGACCGCCCCCCAGCCAGCCGCCCAGCCCCTGCCTGACGCGGGCACCTTCGGCACCGGCTTTGACGATGAAACCCCCGAGCAGGCCCGCCGCAGCGAGGCGCAATTGTCGCGCGCCGAACGCGACCAGTTGCAGATCGCCCTTGGCTGGGCCGGGTATTACAATGGCCCCGTCGACGGCGCCTTCGGACAGGGCACACGCAATTCCATGGCCCGTTGGCAACAGGCCAACGGGTTTTCCGCCACCGGCATCCTGACGACGGCGCAGCGCAGTGCGCTGATCGGGCAGTACAACGCCCTGCTCGACGATCTCGGGCTGGAACTCTATAGCGACAACGAGGCCGGGATCGCCATGGAACTGCCGCTTGGCGCGGTGCAGTTCGACCGCCACGAGGCGCCCTTTGCCCATTTCACTCCGCGGGACGAAGCCGCCCTGCCCGCCCGCGTTCTGCTGATTTCGCAGGCCGGGGACGAAGGCCGCCTGGCCGCGCTTTACGAGATCATGCAAACCCTCGCGATCCTGCCCGAGGGCGGCGCCCGGTCACGGCGCGCCGACAGCTTTACCGTCGAAGGGGAGAACGCACAGATCGTCAGCCATGCCGAGGCGCGGCTGCAAGACGGTCATATAAAGGGGTTCATTCTGGTCTGGCCCATGGGCGACAGCGACCGCCGCAGCCGGCTTCTGGGCGAAATGCAGGCCAGCTTTACCCGCCTGCCCGGCGTGCTGCCCTATAACGAAGGCATCGACGCCAGCCAGGGTGTCGATCTGGTGGCGGGACTGCGGGTCCGCAAGCCCCTGTTCGCGCGCTCGGGTGTCTTCGTCAGCCGGGATGGCGCGGTGGCGACCCTGGCCGATGATCTTGCAAGCTGTGGCCAGATCACCATCGCCGGGGATCACGCCGCCTCTGTCGCGCGCAGCGACGCCACCAGCGGCCTTGCCCTGCTGCGCCCCACCGCCGCCCTTGCCCCCATGCGCGTCGCCGAGGTCTCCTCGGCCGTGCCGCAAATCGGCAGCGAAATTGCCGTGGCGGGCTATTCCTATGCCGGGATGCTGGGCGCGGCCAGCGTCACCTATGGGGACCTCGCGGACCGGGGTGGGCTGAACGGGGAAACCGGGGTTTCGCGCCTCGAGATCGCAACGCTGCCCGGCGATGCGGGCGGCCCGGTGATGAACGCCTCCGGCGCCGTGATCGGCCTGCTGCAGGCTGGCCCCGACGGGGATCGCAGCCTGCCGCAATCGGTCGCCTTCGCCACCGACGGAGCCAGCCTTGCGACTTTTCTGTCCGGCGCGGGCATCTCTACTCCGGCCTCAATTACCAGCGGCACGCTGCCCCCCCTGACCCTGGCCCGCCAGGCCCGCGAGATGACCGCCCTCGTGGAATGCTGGGAATAG
- the glyS gene encoding glycine--tRNA ligase subunit beta yields the protein MPDLLIELFSEEIPARMQARAAEELKKRVTDGLVEAGLTYAGAGAFHTPRRLTLTLQGLLGESPTLREERKGPRTDAPEKAIEGFLRGAGLTRDQLQERDDKKGRVFFAVIEKPGRKAPEIIAEVLESVLRNFPWPKSMRWGSGTFRWVRPLHSILCVLSDEAGAEVVPMDLDGISTGNTTEGHRFMAPGRFAVKDFDDYATQLKRRFVVLDASERAEHIWQDATNTAFANGLDVVEDKGLLAEVSGLVEWPVVLMGEIGEDFLGLPPEVLQTSMKEHQKFFSVKNARTGRIERFVTVANRETRDNGATILAGNQKVLAARLSDAKFFWENDLRVAQREKMQPWIDQLDNVTFHAKLGSQAERIARITDLAGDLAPALSADPAVAQKAARVAKADLSSEMVYEFPELQGLMGRYYAEAAGLAPEVAAACEAHYSPLGPTDDVPVAPVSATVALADKIDTLIGFWAIDEKPTGSKDPFALRRAALGVIRIILTNKVRLNLLGLFDDLLMRHIFKALDETETGKRARLADFAAERDMPEEAFGQLLSALEQEEAERSADRAQMQSVLQDAFGAGDQGALPKSVNLLSFFHDRLKVHLRDEGIRHDVIDACLAMPGNDDLTLLVNRAQALSDVLGTEDGVNLVQGFKRANNILTQAEDKDGVAYEYGADPKFAEAEEEKTLFAALDAAAPRIEAALEGEDFAAAAAALAGLRGPIDAFFEAVQVNADNEVVRRNRLNLLSTIRSTVLKVADLTRIEG from the coding sequence ATGCCCGATCTCCTGATCGAACTCTTTTCCGAGGAAATTCCCGCCCGTATGCAGGCGCGTGCGGCGGAAGAGCTGAAGAAACGCGTGACCGACGGTCTGGTCGAGGCCGGTCTGACCTATGCCGGGGCCGGGGCCTTTCACACGCCGCGCCGTCTGACGCTGACCCTGCAGGGCCTGCTGGGCGAAAGCCCCACCCTGCGCGAAGAACGCAAGGGCCCGCGTACCGATGCGCCGGAAAAGGCCATCGAAGGCTTCCTGCGCGGGGCGGGGCTGACCCGTGACCAGTTGCAGGAACGCGATGACAAGAAGGGCCGCGTCTTCTTTGCCGTGATCGAAAAGCCGGGCCGCAAGGCGCCCGAGATCATCGCCGAAGTGCTGGAATCCGTGCTGCGCAATTTCCCCTGGCCCAAGTCGATGCGCTGGGGCAGCGGGACCTTCCGCTGGGTACGCCCGCTGCATTCCATCCTTTGCGTCCTGTCGGACGAGGCAGGCGCCGAGGTCGTGCCGATGGACCTTGACGGCATTTCGACCGGCAATACCACCGAAGGCCACCGTTTCATGGCGCCGGGCCGTTTCGCGGTGAAGGATTTTGACGATTACGCGACCCAGTTGAAACGCCGTTTCGTGGTGCTGGATGCCAGCGAGCGGGCCGAACATATCTGGCAGGACGCGACCAATACCGCCTTCGCCAACGGTCTCGACGTGGTCGAGGACAAGGGCCTTCTGGCCGAGGTCTCGGGCCTTGTCGAATGGCCCGTCGTGCTGATGGGCGAGATCGGCGAGGACTTTCTTGGTCTGCCCCCCGAGGTGCTGCAAACCTCCATGAAGGAGCACCAGAAGTTCTTTTCGGTAAAGAATGCCCGGACCGGACGTATCGAACGCTTTGTCACCGTCGCCAACCGCGAGACCCGCGACAATGGCGCGACGATCCTTGCCGGGAATCAAAAGGTGCTGGCGGCACGGCTGTCGGATGCCAAGTTCTTCTGGGAAAACGACCTGCGCGTGGCGCAGCGTGAAAAGATGCAGCCCTGGATCGACCAGCTGGATAATGTGACCTTCCATGCCAAGCTCGGCAGCCAGGCAGAACGGATTGCCCGGATCACCGATTTGGCGGGCGATCTGGCCCCGGCGCTTTCGGCGGATCCCGCCGTGGCGCAAAAGGCTGCGCGCGTCGCCAAGGCCGATCTGAGTTCGGAGATGGTCTATGAGTTCCCCGAACTTCAGGGGCTGATGGGCCGTTACTATGCAGAGGCCGCGGGCCTTGCCCCCGAAGTCGCCGCCGCCTGCGAGGCGCATTATTCCCCGCTTGGTCCCACGGATGACGTGCCGGTTGCACCGGTCTCGGCCACGGTGGCGCTGGCGGACAAGATCGACACGCTGATCGGCTTCTGGGCCATCGACGAAAAGCCGACTGGTTCCAAGGATCCCTTTGCCCTGCGTCGCGCGGCGCTTGGCGTGATCCGCATCATCCTGACCAACAAGGTCCGGTTGAACCTGCTGGGCCTGTTCGACGACCTGCTGATGCGCCACATCTTCAAGGCGCTGGACGAGACCGAGACCGGCAAGCGCGCCCGCCTCGCCGATTTCGCCGCCGAACGGGACATGCCCGAAGAGGCCTTTGGCCAGTTGCTGTCGGCGCTGGAGCAGGAAGAAGCCGAGCGCAGCGCCGATCGTGCACAGATGCAATCGGTCCTTCAGGACGCCTTCGGGGCCGGTGATCAGGGCGCACTGCCCAAAAGCGTCAACCTGCTGTCCTTCTTCCATGACCGGCTGAAGGTGCACCTGCGCGACGAAGGCATCCGCCACGACGTGATCGACGCCTGCCTCGCGATGCCGGGCAATGACGATCTGACGCTGCTGGTCAACCGGGCGCAGGCGCTGTCGGATGTGCTGGGCACCGAGGACGGCGTGAACCTTGTCCAGGGCTTCAAGCGCGCCAACAACATCCTGACCCAGGCCGAGGACAAGGACGGGGTGGCTTATGAATACGGTGCCGATCCGAAATTCGCCGAAGCCGAAGAGGAAAAGACCCTGTTCGCGGCCCTCGACGCCGCAGCGCCGCGGATCGAAGCAGCCCTTGAGGGCGAAGATTTCGCCGCTGCTGCTGCCGCGCTTGCCGGGCTGCGCGGGCCCATCGACGCCTTCTTCGAGGCGGTGCAGGTCAATGCCGACAACGAGGTCGTGCGCCGCAACCGTCTGAACCTGCTGTCGACCATCCGCAGCACCGTGCTGAAAGTGGCGGACCTGACCCGGATCGAAGGCTGA
- a CDS encoding MarC family protein encodes MDSFDAIKFFGALFAIMNPVTNLPVFLSITDGMTPAERRGTAVKVTLYALVLGGCFAAAGTALLSAFGISVNDFRVAGGLVVLTIGLGMLNGKDSAAHHGTNTEQARFDDRSAVAFYPLTFPILVGPGTITTLILYRQQATDLAGLSAYGAVFLTVLALVGVVFLAAGTIGKHISQTARTIMTRLMGMILAAIAVEMLTDGLKVLLPGLAG; translated from the coding sequence ATGGACAGCTTCGACGCCATCAAGTTCTTTGGCGCCCTTTTCGCCATCATGAACCCTGTGACCAACCTGCCGGTCTTTTTGAGCATAACCGATGGCATGACCCCGGCCGAACGGCGCGGCACCGCGGTGAAGGTGACGCTATACGCGCTGGTCCTGGGGGGATGTTTCGCGGCGGCCGGGACGGCGCTGCTGTCGGCCTTCGGAATCTCGGTCAACGATTTCCGCGTCGCGGGCGGGTTGGTGGTGCTGACCATCGGGCTGGGGATGCTGAACGGCAAGGACAGCGCGGCCCATCACGGCACCAATACCGAACAGGCCCGGTTCGACGATCGCAGCGCCGTGGCCTTCTATCCGCTGACCTTCCCGATCCTTGTCGGGCCCGGGACGATCACCACGCTGATCCTCTATCGTCAGCAGGCCACGGATCTGGCCGGGCTTTCCGCCTATGGGGCGGTCTTCCTGACGGTCCTGGCGCTGGTCGGGGTGGTGTTCCTGGCTGCGGGGACCATCGGCAAGCATATCAGCCAGACCGCGCGGACCATCATGACCCGCCTGATGGGCATGATCCTGGCTGCCATCGCGGTCGAGATGCTGACCGACGGGCTGAAGGTCCTGCTGCCCGGCCTCGCGGGCTGA
- a CDS encoding outer membrane protein produces MNRLNILAATTALFAAGPAFAGAYTEAPADPVIVTPVIVEPSADWTGFYGGASLGYGDLDKGSFSDDSMVYGLHAGYDHDFGDFVLGGEAEYQARDMWENGAADSTRLKARLGYDLGSTLVYGVAGGSMVDDQWGYNVGFGAEHMLNANWSVGAEYLYENISDFDDSPSDLTGNTVAARVNYRF; encoded by the coding sequence ATGAACCGCCTGAACATCTTGGCAGCAACGACTGCCCTCTTCGCCGCTGGTCCCGCATTTGCAGGGGCCTATACCGAAGCCCCCGCCGATCCGGTCATCGTGACCCCGGTGATCGTAGAGCCTTCGGCCGACTGGACCGGCTTCTACGGTGGTGCCAGCCTCGGCTACGGCGACCTCGACAAGGGCTCCTTCTCTGACGATTCCATGGTCTACGGCTTGCATGCCGGCTACGACCATGACTTCGGCGACTTCGTTCTTGGTGGCGAAGCCGAATACCAGGCCCGCGACATGTGGGAAAACGGCGCTGCCGATTCCACCCGTCTGAAAGCCCGCCTGGGGTATGACCTGGGCTCGACCCTGGTCTACGGCGTTGCCGGTGGCTCGATGGTCGATGACCAATGGGGCTATAACGTCGGCTTCGGCGCAGAGCACATGCTGAACGCCAACTGGAGCGTTGGCGCCGAGTACCTCTACGAGAACATCTCGGACTTCGACGACTCCCCGAGTGACCTCACCGGCAACACGGTCGCGGCCCGCGTCAACTATCGTTTCTGA
- a CDS encoding glycine--tRNA ligase subunit alpha translates to MPETSFAQTTRPQSFQEIILRLQAYWASKGCAIMQPYDMEVGAGTFHPATTLRSLGSRPWAAAYVQPSRRPTDGRYGENPNRLQHYYQYQVLIKPSPPDLQALYLGSLEAIGIDMDMHDIRFVEDDWESPTLGAWGLGWEVWCDGMEVSQFTYFQQVGGHDCKPVSGELTYGLERLAMYVLGIDHVMDMPYNDPQSVIPLSYGDVFRQTEQEYSRWNFDVANTEVLLKHFEEAEAECEAILSQPAEDPKTGKRIVMAHPAYDQCIKASHVFNLLDARGVISVTERQAYIGRVRALAKQCADAFVQTEAGGWTAP, encoded by the coding sequence ATGCCCGAGACCAGTTTCGCCCAGACGACCCGCCCGCAAAGCTTTCAGGAGATCATCCTGCGGCTTCAGGCCTATTGGGCCAGCAAGGGCTGCGCGATCATGCAGCCCTATGACATGGAGGTCGGCGCCGGCACCTTCCACCCCGCGACCACGCTGCGCAGCCTCGGCTCGCGCCCCTGGGCGGCGGCCTATGTGCAGCCTTCGCGCCGGCCCACCGACGGGCGCTATGGCGAGAACCCGAACCGGCTGCAGCATTACTACCAGTACCAGGTGCTGATCAAACCGAGCCCGCCGGATCTTCAGGCGCTTTACCTCGGCAGCCTCGAGGCCATCGGCATCGACATGGACATGCACGACATCCGTTTTGTCGAGGATGACTGGGAAAGCCCGACCCTGGGCGCCTGGGGCCTTGGCTGGGAAGTCTGGTGCGACGGCATGGAAGTCAGCCAGTTCACCTATTTCCAGCAGGTCGGCGGCCACGACTGCAAGCCGGTCTCGGGCGAACTGACCTATGGCCTTGAACGCCTTGCGATGTATGTCCTCGGCATCGATCACGTGATGGACATGCCTTACAATGATCCGCAGTCGGTGATCCCGCTCAGCTATGGCGATGTCTTCCGCCAGACCGAGCAGGAATATTCGCGCTGGAACTTCGACGTGGCCAATACCGAGGTGCTGCTGAAGCATTTCGAGGAAGCCGAAGCGGAATGCGAGGCGATCCTGTCCCAGCCCGCCGAAGACCCCAAGACCGGCAAGCGCATCGTCATGGCGCACCCCGCCTATGACCAGTGCATCAAGGCCAGCCATGTCTTCAACCTGCTGGACGCGCGCGGTGTGATCTCGGTCACGGAACGCCAGGCCTATATCGGACGGGTGCGGGCGCTGGCCAAGCAATGCGCCGATGCCTTCGTGCAGACCGAGGCGGGCGGCTGGACGGCCCCCTGA